Proteins encoded together in one Micromonospora auratinigra window:
- a CDS encoding acyltransferase, producing the protein MRYPGLTLGRDVEIRGRIRLRRGVRVTIGDRTRLNKLVRFAGPGEVRVGADCLLNATWIGTWTSVTVGDRCLLSDCELLDNDFHNLPPDQRHLPPTPATRAPIVVEENVWIGAHALVMKGVRIGRDSVVGAATVVRSDVPPRVVVIGNPQQIVKKFND; encoded by the coding sequence ATGCGCTATCCCGGGCTCACGCTCGGCCGCGACGTCGAGATCCGGGGCCGGATCCGGCTGCGCCGGGGCGTCCGGGTGACCATCGGGGACCGGACCCGGCTCAACAAGCTGGTCCGCTTCGCCGGCCCCGGTGAGGTACGGGTGGGGGCGGACTGCCTGCTCAACGCCACCTGGATCGGCACCTGGACCTCGGTCACGGTCGGCGACCGCTGCCTGCTGTCCGACTGCGAGCTGCTGGACAACGACTTCCACAACCTGCCCCCGGACCAGCGTCACCTGCCGCCCACGCCGGCGACCCGGGCCCCGATCGTGGTCGAGGAGAACGTCTGGATCGGCGCGCACGCGCTGGTGATGAAGGGCGTCCGGATCGGCCGGGACAGCGTCGTCGGCGCCGCCACGGTGGTCCGCTCCGACGTCCCGCCGCGGGTCGTGGTGATCGGCAATCCCCAACAAATAGTGAAGAAGTTCAATGACTGA
- the mltG gene encoding endolytic transglycosylase MltG: MIDDLGLEFDEPERGEKGKHRRGAVRKRTGKSGGGRGKTIFALLMAIVLLGGIGGGAYVGFDRIRNHFVTPDYDGSGTGEVLVQVKKGDFLADIGDTLYTAGVVKSTKAFIEAADANSRSKNVGEGTYKLRKQMKAELALNLLLDPKSRVISGVTIPEGTISLNIYALLSKQTKIPVKDFQAAAKDPVKLGVPAEWFVREDGKKVTKSIEGFLYPSTYEIPPKATAEQILSMMVDEFLRVTKGLDFVNRAKAERKISPYEALITASIAQAEAVDPKDFAKVSRVIYNRVYAGKIGCRCLGIDSGINYSFRLQGIPPKDSDDLLASEIHNLKNPYNTHDVAGLPITPISNPGEGALKGALDPPPGDWIFFMTTDQKGTMGYGSNDAEYIQLRKTMCKNKVLTGENCRF; encoded by the coding sequence ATGATCGACGATCTTGGCCTGGAGTTCGACGAACCGGAGAGGGGGGAGAAGGGCAAGCACCGGCGCGGCGCCGTCCGCAAGCGCACCGGCAAGTCCGGCGGCGGCCGGGGCAAGACCATTTTCGCCCTGTTGATGGCGATCGTGCTGCTGGGCGGCATCGGCGGCGGCGCGTACGTCGGCTTCGACCGGATCCGCAACCACTTCGTCACCCCCGACTACGACGGCTCCGGCACCGGCGAGGTGCTGGTCCAGGTCAAGAAGGGTGACTTCCTCGCGGACATCGGCGACACGCTGTACACGGCGGGTGTCGTCAAGAGCACCAAGGCGTTCATCGAGGCCGCCGACGCGAACTCGCGCAGCAAGAACGTCGGCGAGGGCACCTACAAGCTGCGCAAGCAGATGAAGGCCGAGCTGGCGCTGAACCTGCTGCTGGACCCGAAGAGCCGGGTGATCAGCGGGGTGACCATCCCCGAGGGCACGATCAGCCTGAACATCTATGCGCTCCTCAGCAAGCAGACGAAGATCCCGGTCAAGGACTTCCAGGCCGCCGCGAAGGACCCGGTCAAGCTGGGCGTGCCCGCCGAGTGGTTCGTCCGCGAGGACGGCAAGAAGGTCACCAAGAGCATCGAGGGCTTCCTCTACCCGTCGACCTACGAGATCCCGCCGAAGGCCACCGCCGAGCAGATCCTGTCGATGATGGTGGACGAGTTCCTCCGGGTCACCAAGGGGCTCGACTTCGTCAACCGGGCGAAGGCGGAGCGCAAGATCTCGCCGTACGAGGCGCTGATCACCGCCTCCATCGCGCAGGCCGAGGCGGTCGACCCGAAGGACTTCGCGAAGGTGTCCCGGGTGATCTACAACCGGGTCTACGCCGGCAAGATCGGCTGCCGGTGCCTCGGCATCGACAGCGGCATCAACTACTCCTTCCGGTTGCAGGGCATCCCCCCGAAGGACTCCGACGACCTGCTGGCCAGCGAGATCCACAACCTGAAGAACCCGTACAACACGCACGACGTGGCCGGCCTGCCGATCACCCCGATCAGCAATCCGGGCGAGGGGGCGCTCAAGGGCGCGCTGGACCCGCCGCCGGGCGACTGGATCTTCTTCATGACCACCGACCAGAAGGGCACGATGGGCTACGGCAGCAACGACGCCGAGTACATCCAGCTCCGCAAGACGATGTGCAAGAACAAGGTGCTGACCGGGGAGAACTGCCGATTTTGA
- a CDS encoding delta-60 repeat domain-containing protein gives MAATALGIAVAALPGVASAAVVPAPATATLASANPADLTPHAKDGETRAFAQVGNLVYVGGSFTQIRQTATSAWQAQRYLFAYDRTTGAISTTFLPVLDGAVNTLVAGPGGTLIVGGSFGTVNGVVRKNLVALDPATGAIVGSWVGRSDGGTVRDLELHDNWLYVAGAFNWVNGTAHAGLARLNATTGAIDPAFVVNATGGRNSASPYVWTIDVSPDGNTLVAGGNFMYLNGLSRNQIGLVDVGAATPAVLDWSTEKYVPPCAAPQTFIHYVQSVKFGEDGSYFIVGSNGGGGWPAAYCDALVRFETAARGTGQLATWVDFTGNDTITSVEVADGVIYLGGHFRWLNNPNASDNAGAGAVDRLGIAAVTPATGLPVNWNPRRSGGSALPAGTTAWGSAVPVIWRGSDGVYFGQNSDGMGDEYHGRLGMFPMAGGRTITPKNAPTATTGYLYLKTADGEVAKVSFDGSTLGAPATVAQPNWTGAGATWRVSDRIYWSHLVSGTPTGSRIDISLFSGSAIGAPWEASGYNDWYNPAAMSGAFYLDGRLYYTRAGSSALYYRYFEIDGNYLGATEFVLPTTGLSWSTVRGMAWYDGHIVYGATDGTLRSVAFDPTAAPAVNGAAATVLAAATPELTWSSPGMFFSAQ, from the coding sequence GTGGCCGCGACCGCGCTCGGGATCGCCGTCGCCGCCCTGCCGGGTGTCGCGTCCGCCGCCGTCGTACCGGCGCCGGCCACGGCGACCCTGGCCTCGGCGAACCCCGCCGACCTGACCCCGCACGCGAAGGACGGCGAGACCCGCGCCTTCGCCCAGGTCGGCAACCTGGTGTACGTCGGTGGGAGCTTCACCCAGATCCGGCAGACCGCCACCTCGGCCTGGCAGGCCCAGCGGTACCTGTTCGCGTACGACCGGACCACCGGCGCGATCTCCACCACCTTCCTGCCGGTGCTCGACGGGGCGGTCAACACCCTCGTCGCCGGCCCCGGCGGCACCCTGATCGTCGGCGGCTCGTTCGGCACCGTGAACGGCGTGGTCCGCAAGAACCTGGTCGCCCTCGACCCGGCGACCGGCGCGATCGTCGGCAGCTGGGTCGGCCGCTCCGACGGCGGCACCGTCCGCGACCTGGAACTGCACGACAACTGGCTCTACGTGGCCGGCGCGTTCAACTGGGTCAACGGCACCGCGCACGCCGGCCTGGCCCGGCTGAACGCCACCACCGGCGCGATCGACCCGGCCTTCGTGGTCAACGCGACGGGCGGCCGCAACTCCGCCAGCCCGTACGTCTGGACGATCGACGTGTCGCCGGACGGCAACACCCTGGTGGCCGGCGGCAACTTCATGTACCTCAACGGCCTGTCCCGCAACCAGATCGGTCTGGTCGACGTGGGTGCGGCCACCCCGGCGGTGCTGGACTGGAGCACCGAGAAGTACGTCCCGCCGTGCGCCGCGCCGCAGACCTTCATCCACTACGTGCAGAGCGTGAAGTTCGGTGAGGACGGCTCGTACTTCATCGTCGGCTCCAACGGCGGTGGCGGCTGGCCGGCGGCCTACTGTGACGCGCTGGTCCGGTTCGAGACCGCCGCGCGCGGCACCGGTCAGCTCGCCACCTGGGTCGACTTCACCGGCAACGACACCATCACCTCGGTGGAGGTCGCCGACGGCGTGATCTACCTGGGCGGGCACTTCCGCTGGCTGAACAACCCGAACGCCAGCGACAACGCCGGTGCCGGCGCGGTCGACCGGCTCGGCATCGCCGCGGTCACCCCGGCCACCGGCCTGCCGGTGAACTGGAACCCGCGCCGCAGCGGCGGCTCGGCGCTGCCGGCGGGCACCACCGCCTGGGGCTCCGCGGTGCCGGTCATCTGGCGGGGCTCCGACGGGGTGTACTTCGGGCAGAACTCCGACGGCATGGGCGACGAGTACCACGGCCGCCTGGGCATGTTCCCGATGGCCGGCGGCCGGACGATCACCCCGAAGAACGCGCCGACGGCGACCACCGGCTACCTCTACCTGAAGACCGCCGACGGCGAGGTGGCGAAGGTGTCGTTCGACGGCAGCACGCTGGGCGCGCCGGCGACGGTCGCGCAGCCCAACTGGACCGGCGCGGGCGCCACCTGGCGGGTCAGCGACCGGATCTACTGGTCGCACCTGGTGTCCGGGACGCCCACCGGCAGCCGCATCGACATCTCGCTGTTCAGCGGTTCGGCGATCGGCGCGCCGTGGGAGGCCTCCGGCTACAACGACTGGTACAACCCGGCGGCGATGTCCGGCGCGTTCTACCTCGACGGGCGGCTCTACTACACCCGGGCCGGCAGTTCGGCGCTGTACTACCGCTACTTCGAGATCGACGGCAACTACCTGGGCGCGACCGAGTTCGTCCTGCCCACCACGGGGCTGAGCTGGTCGACGGTGCGGGGCATGGCCTGGTACGACGGGCACATCGTCTACGGCGCGACGGACGGTACGCTGCGCAGCGTCGCGTTCGACCCGACGGCCGCGCCCGCGGTCAACGGGGCGGCGGCGACGGTGCTCGCCGCGGCCACGCCGGAGCTGACCTGGTCCAGCCCGGGGATGTTCTTCTCCGCGCAGTGA
- a CDS encoding DUF948 domain-containing protein codes for MSFGEVAALVAAIAFAMLVLILTLPILRLRHTVDAATRMINDLNDRSAPLLGDVNTTVKNVNVALEQVQTSLDGVNLQLAKVDTMTTHAQNVTANVANLAAVVSAAAANPLVKVAAFGYGVRKAASARRHAETEREVRDTIKQQRRAAKRGNR; via the coding sequence GTGAGTTTTGGAGAGGTCGCGGCGCTGGTCGCGGCGATCGCGTTCGCGATGCTCGTGTTGATCCTGACGCTGCCCATCCTGCGGCTGCGGCACACCGTGGACGCCGCCACCCGCATGATCAACGACCTCAACGACCGCAGCGCCCCTCTGCTCGGTGACGTCAACACCACGGTCAAGAACGTCAACGTGGCCCTGGAGCAGGTGCAGACCTCCCTCGACGGGGTCAACCTCCAGCTCGCCAAGGTGGACACCATGACCACCCACGCGCAGAACGTCACCGCCAACGTGGCGAACCTGGCTGCGGTGGTCTCCGCCGCCGCCGCGAACCCGCTGGTCAAGGTGGCCGCGTTCGGATACGGCGTGCGCAAGGCCGCGTCCGCGCGCCGGCACGCCGAGACCGAGCGCGAGGTCCGCGACACCATCAAGCAGCAGCGGCGGGCCGCCAAGCGCGGCAACCGCTGA
- a CDS encoding replication-associated recombination protein A → MESDALFTLGEPAGAPSAPSGSGGVDAFTAVGSDSPLPVRMRPAGIDELVGQDHLLAPGAPLRQLVEGAAPMSVILWGPPGSGKTTIAHLVARATDRRFVAMSALTAGVKDVRAVIETARRQRRSGGPQTVLFIDEVHRFSKTQQDSLLAAVEDRTVTLLAATTENPYFSVISPLLSRCVLLTLQPLDDDAVRGLLRRAVADERGLGGGLALEREAEDHLVRLAGGDVRKALTALEAAAATATATGSGRIDLATAEQAVDVAAVRYDRDGDAHYDVTSAFIKSMRGSDVDAALHWLARMLVAGEDARFIARRLVIFASEDVGMADPTALTVATAAAHAVEYVGLPEVQLNLAQAVIHLATAPKSNSATAAIGAALADVRAGRGGPVPRGLRDAHYAGARGLGHGTGYRYPHDDHRGVVTQQYAPDDLVGTDYYRPGGHGAERAVATRLPLLRRIVRGLPAVKAEATVPAGPNGGRPTGPDRLNGVDEGGSDAVEEGQ, encoded by the coding sequence ATGGAGTCCGACGCCCTCTTCACCCTCGGCGAACCCGCCGGAGCGCCCAGCGCCCCCTCGGGTTCCGGCGGCGTCGACGCGTTCACCGCGGTCGGCTCGGACTCGCCGTTGCCGGTCCGGATGCGCCCGGCCGGCATCGACGAACTGGTCGGCCAGGACCACCTGCTCGCCCCCGGTGCGCCGCTGCGCCAGCTCGTCGAGGGCGCGGCCCCGATGTCGGTGATCCTGTGGGGGCCGCCGGGCAGCGGCAAGACCACGATCGCCCACCTGGTCGCCCGGGCCACCGACCGCCGCTTCGTGGCCATGTCCGCGCTGACCGCCGGCGTCAAGGACGTCCGCGCGGTGATCGAGACGGCCCGGCGGCAGCGTCGCTCCGGCGGCCCGCAGACCGTGCTGTTCATCGACGAGGTGCACCGGTTCAGCAAGACCCAACAGGACTCGCTGCTCGCCGCCGTCGAGGACCGGACCGTCACGCTGCTCGCGGCGACCACCGAGAATCCGTACTTCTCCGTCATCTCACCGCTGCTGTCGCGGTGCGTGCTGCTCACCCTCCAGCCGCTGGACGACGACGCCGTACGCGGCCTGCTGCGCCGTGCGGTCGCCGACGAGCGCGGCCTGGGCGGCGGGCTGGCCCTGGAGCGGGAGGCCGAGGACCACCTGGTCCGGCTCGCCGGCGGGGACGTGCGCAAGGCGTTGACCGCCCTGGAGGCGGCCGCCGCCACCGCCACGGCCACCGGCAGCGGCCGGATCGACCTGGCCACCGCGGAGCAGGCCGTCGACGTCGCCGCCGTGCGCTACGACCGGGACGGAGACGCCCACTACGACGTGACCAGCGCGTTCATCAAGAGCATGCGGGGCTCCGACGTGGACGCGGCGCTGCACTGGCTGGCCCGGATGCTGGTCGCCGGCGAGGATGCCCGGTTCATCGCCCGACGCCTGGTCATCTTCGCCAGCGAGGACGTCGGCATGGCCGATCCCACCGCGCTCACCGTGGCCACCGCCGCCGCGCACGCCGTCGAGTACGTCGGCCTGCCGGAGGTGCAGCTCAACCTCGCCCAGGCGGTGATCCACCTGGCCACCGCCCCGAAGTCGAACTCGGCCACCGCGGCGATCGGCGCGGCGCTGGCCGACGTGCGCGCCGGCCGGGGCGGGCCGGTGCCGCGTGGGCTGCGCGACGCCCACTACGCCGGCGCGCGCGGTCTCGGGCACGGCACCGGCTACCGCTACCCGCACGACGACCACCGTGGGGTGGTCACCCAGCAGTACGCTCCGGACGATCTCGTCGGGACCGACTACTACCGGCCCGGCGGACACGGCGCGGAACGCGCGGTCGCCACCCGGCTGCCGCTGCTGCGCCGCATCGTGCGCGGCCTGCCGGCCGTCAAGGCGGAGGCCACCGTGCCGGCCGGGCCGAACGGTGGTCGCCCGACGGGACCGGACCGGCTCAACGGGGTGGACGAGGGCGGCAGCGACGCCGTCGAGGAGGGTCAGTAG
- the ruvX gene encoding Holliday junction resolvase RuvX produces MAELSRGVRLGVDVGQVRVGVARSDPHGILATPLVTLARDLSAAEDAVPTDIAELVRLAAEHEAVEIVVGLPVNLAGKQGPAALNVSAYAARLADVMGPVPVTLTDERMSTVVASRRLAERGVRGKRQRAVVDQAAAVEILQSWLDAQRRRT; encoded by the coding sequence ATGGCTGAACTGTCCCGAGGGGTGCGTCTCGGGGTCGATGTCGGGCAGGTCCGGGTCGGCGTGGCCCGCTCCGACCCGCACGGCATCCTGGCCACCCCGCTGGTCACCCTGGCCCGTGACCTGAGCGCGGCCGAGGACGCGGTGCCCACCGACATCGCCGAGCTGGTCCGGCTGGCCGCCGAGCACGAGGCGGTGGAGATCGTGGTGGGCCTGCCGGTGAACCTCGCCGGAAAGCAGGGCCCGGCGGCGCTGAACGTCTCGGCGTACGCTGCCCGGTTGGCCGATGTAATGGGGCCGGTTCCGGTGACGCTCACGGACGAGAGGATGTCGACCGTCGTCGCGAGTCGTAGGCTTGCCGAACGGGGCGTCCGGGGAAAGCGCCAACGGGCGGTGGTCGACCAGGCCGCCGCGGTGGAGATTCTGCAGAGCTGGCTGGACGCACAGCGGAGGCGGACGTAA
- a CDS encoding glycoside hydrolase family 26 protein: MNEQGIRHRRWGLPAYVLLGVALVAALVAAMIPLLAEPQRPTPTAGAEGPSGLPAPPAAAPTGTPSAAPASATASPRPRAGAYARLGAAPSRSADRCGHVSAELVPSCGAWWGVYSPAGAADGWDHGGAVADLEARVGRRFDIVHRYHDFSDAGSNGAFPDGDEQEQMGQGRLMFFAWESRIFSSGTTLTWADVYSGRYDATIDAVAGRIRATGVPVFMGFDHEPEDEPAKGSDADFVRAWRYVHDRFVRAGADNAVWVWTMMGWPGYYDRYAGLYPGDRYVDWVAYDPYNFYACNGGTQWKTPDAAMDGFYRWLDTNRLGAGKPRMLAEFGTNFDPTDRGAKRRWFEAMPAALKAHPKIKAAIFFNSPGMTRTSATCDMTVDADPAALAGFAAAGRDGYLRQADGPAR, translated from the coding sequence GTGAACGAGCAGGGGATCCGGCACCGTCGGTGGGGGCTGCCCGCCTACGTCCTCCTCGGCGTGGCGCTGGTGGCCGCACTGGTGGCGGCGATGATCCCGTTGCTCGCCGAGCCGCAGCGCCCCACCCCGACGGCCGGCGCCGAGGGGCCGAGCGGGCTGCCCGCCCCGCCGGCCGCCGCACCGACCGGGACCCCGTCGGCCGCGCCGGCCTCCGCCACCGCGTCGCCGCGCCCCCGGGCGGGGGCGTACGCCCGGCTGGGCGCCGCCCCGTCCCGGTCGGCCGACCGGTGCGGGCACGTCTCGGCCGAGCTGGTGCCCTCCTGCGGCGCGTGGTGGGGCGTCTACTCGCCGGCCGGCGCGGCGGACGGCTGGGACCACGGCGGCGCGGTAGCCGACCTGGAGGCCCGGGTCGGACGCCGGTTCGACATCGTGCACCGCTACCACGACTTCTCCGACGCCGGCAGCAACGGCGCCTTCCCGGACGGCGACGAGCAGGAGCAGATGGGCCAGGGGCGGCTGATGTTCTTCGCCTGGGAGTCCCGGATCTTCTCCTCCGGCACCACGTTGACCTGGGCGGATGTCTACAGTGGTCGGTACGACGCGACGATCGACGCGGTGGCCGGGCGGATCCGGGCCACCGGCGTGCCGGTCTTCATGGGCTTCGACCACGAGCCGGAGGACGAGCCGGCCAAGGGCAGCGACGCGGACTTCGTCCGGGCCTGGCGGTACGTGCACGACCGCTTCGTCCGCGCCGGCGCGGACAACGCCGTCTGGGTGTGGACGATGATGGGCTGGCCCGGCTACTACGACCGGTACGCCGGCCTCTACCCCGGCGACCGGTACGTCGACTGGGTCGCCTACGACCCGTACAACTTCTACGCCTGCAACGGCGGCACCCAGTGGAAGACCCCCGACGCGGCCATGGACGGCTTCTACCGGTGGCTGGACACGAACCGGCTCGGGGCCGGCAAGCCGCGGATGCTCGCCGAGTTCGGCACCAACTTCGACCCGACCGACCGGGGAGCGAAGCGCCGGTGGTTCGAGGCGATGCCGGCCGCGCTGAAGGCGCACCCGAAGATCAAGGCGGCGATCTTCTTCAACTCGCCGGGCATGACCCGCACCTCGGCGACCTGCGACATGACCGTCGACGCGGACCCGGCCGCGCTGGCCGGATTCGCCGCCGCCGGTCGGGACGGGTATCTCCGGCAGGCCGACGGGCCGGCCCGCTGA
- the alaS gene encoding alanine--tRNA ligase, whose translation MKTAEIKRRYLAHFEANGHTVVPSAPLPAISDPNLLFVNAGMVQFVPYFLGQQKPPYTRAVSVQKCIRTPDIDEVGKTSRHGTFFQMNGNFSFGDYFKDGAIPLAWDLVTKPVAAGGFGLDPERIWPTVYLDDDEAFQIWRSVGVPAERIVRRGKKDNFWSMGIPGPAGPCSELFYDRGPEYGREGGPEVDEDRYMEFWNLVFMQYEIADVRSKEEFRIVGELPAKNIDTGMGLERMASILQGVDNLYEIDEVRPILARAAELTGKRYGAHSGHVASESHPDDVRLRVVADHVRTALMLIGDGVTPSNEGRGYVLRRIMRRAIRAMRLLGYQDRALPELLPVARDCMAPSYPELAEEFGRISQYAYAEEDAFLGTLRAGTTILDTAIAQTRSAGQPAISGEKAFQLHDTYGFPIDLTLEIAAEQGLQVDAEGFRRLMADQRSRAKADARARKTGHTDVSAYRTVLDAGGAVEFTGYTELNRESRVRALLAGGAEVAAAVEGDTVELVLDTTPFYAEGGGQQPDQGLITVGGGQVEVFDVQQPVPGLIVHRARVLRGEVRAGETGYAEIDVSRRRAISRSHTATHLVHQTMRNFLGESATQAGSLNAPGRLRFDFNTPTGVAPSVLHDVEQQVNEVLLADLEVHAFITSQEEARRIGAMALFGEKYGERVRVVEVGDYARELCGGTHVARSAQLGLVKILSEASVGSGVRRIEALVGMDAFGFLAREHLLVSRLAELFRVPGEQVADRVEQTVTQLRDAEKELEKLRAQLVLGGAASLAAGAKDVRGIAYVGTEAPEGAAGNDVRTLAQEIRGRIDPARPAVVAVAARANGKASLVVAVNQAARGRGLTAKDLVKAAFSGRGGGSDDVAQGGGLPAAEAPNLLLTVEKAVADA comes from the coding sequence ATGAAGACGGCGGAGATCAAGCGGCGGTACCTCGCCCACTTCGAGGCGAACGGTCACACCGTGGTGCCGTCCGCTCCGCTGCCCGCCATCAGCGACCCGAACCTGCTGTTCGTCAACGCCGGCATGGTGCAGTTCGTGCCCTACTTCCTGGGCCAGCAGAAGCCGCCGTACACCCGTGCGGTCAGCGTGCAGAAGTGCATCCGTACGCCGGACATCGACGAGGTCGGCAAGACCAGCCGGCACGGCACGTTCTTCCAGATGAACGGCAACTTCTCCTTCGGCGACTACTTCAAGGACGGGGCCATCCCGCTCGCCTGGGACCTGGTCACCAAGCCGGTCGCGGCGGGCGGTTTCGGGCTGGACCCGGAGCGGATCTGGCCGACCGTCTACCTCGACGACGACGAGGCCTTCCAGATCTGGCGGTCGGTCGGCGTGCCCGCCGAGCGGATCGTGCGCCGCGGCAAGAAGGACAACTTCTGGTCGATGGGCATCCCCGGCCCGGCCGGCCCCTGCTCCGAGCTGTTCTACGACCGTGGCCCGGAGTACGGCCGCGAGGGTGGTCCGGAGGTCGACGAGGACCGCTACATGGAGTTCTGGAACCTCGTCTTCATGCAGTACGAGATCGCCGACGTCCGCAGCAAGGAAGAGTTCCGGATCGTCGGTGAGCTGCCGGCGAAGAACATCGACACCGGCATGGGCCTGGAGCGGATGGCCTCCATCCTGCAGGGCGTCGACAACCTCTACGAGATCGACGAGGTTCGCCCGATCCTGGCCCGGGCCGCCGAGCTGACCGGCAAGCGGTACGGCGCGCACTCCGGCCACGTGGCCAGCGAGTCGCACCCGGACGACGTGCGGCTGCGGGTGGTCGCCGACCACGTGCGCACCGCGCTGATGCTGATCGGCGACGGGGTGACCCCGTCGAACGAGGGCCGGGGCTACGTGCTGCGCCGGATCATGCGCCGGGCCATCCGGGCGATGCGGCTGCTGGGCTACCAGGACCGTGCGCTGCCCGAGCTGCTGCCGGTGGCCCGGGACTGCATGGCCCCGTCGTACCCGGAGCTGGCCGAGGAGTTCGGCCGGATCTCCCAGTACGCGTACGCCGAGGAGGACGCCTTCCTCGGCACGCTGCGCGCCGGCACCACGATCCTGGACACCGCGATCGCCCAGACCCGGTCGGCCGGTCAGCCGGCGATCTCCGGCGAGAAGGCGTTCCAGCTGCACGACACGTACGGCTTCCCGATCGACCTGACCCTGGAGATCGCGGCCGAGCAGGGGCTCCAGGTGGACGCCGAGGGCTTCCGCCGGCTGATGGCCGACCAGCGCAGCCGGGCCAAGGCCGACGCCCGGGCCCGCAAGACCGGGCACACCGACGTGTCGGCGTACCGGACGGTGCTGGACGCCGGGGGCGCGGTCGAGTTCACCGGCTACACCGAGCTGAACCGGGAGTCCCGGGTGCGGGCGCTGCTCGCCGGTGGGGCCGAGGTGGCCGCGGCGGTCGAGGGCGACACGGTCGAGCTGGTGCTCGACACCACCCCGTTCTACGCCGAGGGCGGCGGTCAGCAGCCCGACCAGGGTCTGATCACGGTCGGCGGCGGCCAGGTCGAGGTCTTCGACGTGCAGCAGCCGGTGCCGGGCCTGATCGTGCACCGGGCCCGGGTGCTGCGGGGCGAGGTGCGTGCCGGGGAGACCGGGTACGCCGAGATCGACGTGTCCCGGCGGCGGGCGATCTCCCGCTCGCACACCGCGACGCACCTGGTGCACCAGACGATGCGCAACTTCCTCGGCGAGTCGGCGACCCAGGCGGGCTCGTTGAACGCGCCGGGCCGGCTGCGGTTCGACTTCAACACCCCGACCGGGGTGGCCCCGAGCGTGCTGCACGACGTCGAGCAGCAGGTCAACGAGGTGCTCCTGGCCGACCTGGAGGTGCACGCCTTCATCACCAGCCAGGAGGAGGCGCGCCGGATCGGCGCGATGGCGCTCTTCGGCGAGAAGTACGGCGAGCGGGTCCGGGTCGTCGAGGTCGGCGACTACGCCCGGGAGCTGTGCGGCGGCACGCACGTGGCCCGCTCGGCCCAGCTCGGCCTGGTGAAGATCCTCTCCGAGGCCTCGGTGGGCTCCGGCGTACGCCGGATCGAGGCCCTGGTCGGCATGGACGCCTTCGGCTTCCTGGCTCGCGAGCACCTGCTGGTCTCCCGGCTGGCCGAGCTGTTCCGGGTGCCCGGCGAGCAGGTCGCCGACCGGGTGGAGCAGACCGTCACCCAGCTCCGCGACGCGGAGAAGGAGCTGGAGAAGCTCCGCGCCCAGCTGGTGCTGGGCGGGGCGGCGAGCCTCGCGGCGGGCGCCAAGGACGTGCGCGGGATCGCGTACGTGGGCACCGAGGCGCCCGAGGGCGCGGCCGGCAACGACGTGCGGACCCTGGCGCAGGAGATCCGGGGCCGGATCGACCCGGCCCGGCCGGCCGTGGTCGCGGTGGCCGCGCGCGCGAACGGCAAGGCGTCCCTGGTGGTGGCCGTCAACCAGGCCGCCCGGGGGCGCGGGCTGACCGCGAAGGACCTGGTGAAGGCCGCCTTCTCCGGTCGGGGCGGCGGCAGCGACGACGTCGCGCAGGGCGGTGGCCTGCCCGCCGCGGAGGCGCCGAACCTGCTGCTGACGGTGGAGAAGGCCGTCGCCGACGCGTGA
- a CDS encoding shikimate dehydrogenase gives MRAAVVGTPIAHSLSPVIHEAGYAAAGLTGWSYTRIECAADELAGLVAGLGPDWAGLSVTMPGKEAALALADEASPVAAAVGAANTLVRRPDGRWYADNTDVSGMVDVLTAAGVTPGATVTVLGAGGTARAAVAAAARLGAAEVTVVARRPEAVDELRPVAAAVGVPLAGAPWDGAPAHARADVVVSTVPKGVADPLADNFDWRPGTVYFDALYDPWPTPLATAALAAGCRVSSGLDLLLAQAVGQFTQFTGVAAPVGAMRAALAAARR, from the coding sequence TTGAGAGCCGCCGTCGTCGGCACGCCGATCGCCCACTCGCTCTCCCCGGTGATCCATGAGGCCGGGTACGCGGCGGCGGGTCTGACCGGCTGGTCGTACACCCGGATCGAGTGCGCGGCCGACGAGCTGGCCGGCCTGGTCGCGGGCCTGGGCCCCGACTGGGCCGGGCTGTCGGTGACCATGCCCGGCAAGGAGGCGGCGCTCGCGCTGGCCGACGAGGCCTCGCCGGTCGCCGCCGCCGTCGGTGCCGCCAACACGCTGGTACGCCGCCCCGACGGCCGCTGGTACGCCGACAACACCGACGTCAGCGGCATGGTCGACGTGCTCACCGCGGCCGGGGTCACGCCCGGCGCCACGGTGACCGTGCTCGGGGCCGGCGGCACCGCCCGCGCCGCGGTGGCCGCGGCGGCCCGGCTCGGCGCGGCCGAGGTGACCGTGGTGGCCCGTCGCCCGGAGGCGGTCGACGAGCTGCGCCCGGTGGCCGCCGCGGTCGGGGTGCCCCTCGCGGGCGCGCCCTGGGACGGCGCGCCGGCGCACGCCCGGGCCGACGTGGTGGTCTCCACCGTGCCGAAGGGCGTCGCGGATCCGCTCGCCGACAACTTCGACTGGCGGCCCGGCACCGTCTACTTCGACGCCCTCTACGACCCGTGGCCCACCCCGCTGGCCACCGCGGCGCTGGCCGCCGGCTGCCGGGTCAGCTCCGGACTGGACCTCCTGCTGGCCCAGGCGGTCGGCCAGTTCACGCAGTTCACCGGGGTCGCCGCCCCGGTCGGCGCGATGCGCGCGGCGCTGGCGGCGGCACGCCGCTGA